Genomic window (Salinibacterium sp. M195):
GGTAACGAGAATAGTGTCCGGTCGCGTTCGTGCAAATAGGTGCTTGAGCAGCTGCACCGATCCTCCGGTAACGACTGTGGCAATCGTGAAGTACAGCGCACCCCAAGGCCGCTTGATGAGAAGCAGCGCGATGATTATTGCTCCGGGCACGATAAAGCTCGCGACGACCCCCGCGCCCAGATAGTTCATCACTAGCGATACCGATTGCCAGAGCGGATTGCGGCTATCAGAGAGCACGGTCATCCAGAAAGTGTCGACGGCGAGGGGCATCCCGTGGTCGCGAACCACGATGAGGGCTCCCAGCGCCACGACCAACCCCAGCGCCACTAATCCACTCAGTAGCGGCCAAAAGCGACGGACGCGTCGTGCCCGCTCGGTGGCGGCGGCTTCCGGATGTTTCTTCACCATGACGCAATGCTAAAACTTTCTTCGGGCGAAAGGTAAACATAAAGAACACCTACAGCGATCACCCGCTAGAGTCATTTCACTGTCGACATCCGCTGACAGAATCCCATCACATCCGCCCCGTTAGCTGACGGATGATGCCCAGAAAGTCTGAGGTGGATTGATGACCGAATCGCCCCGCACCACTGCGTCACCGGCTTTGACTGCTGCTGTGATTTACAACCCTGTAAAGGTCGACCTTGCGGCAATCAAAGCGGCCGTCGCGGTGCACGAAGAGGCTGCTGGCTGGAATGCCACCCAGTATTTGGCGACGAGCAAGAAGGACCCGGGGCAGGGCGTAACGAAGCAAGCTCTGGATGCGGGTGCCGACGTGGTCATCGTCGCTGGCGGCGACGGAACCGTGCGTGCGGTCGCCGAAATTCTGCACGACAGTGAGGCCGCAATGGCCCTGATGCCATCGGGAACAGGCAATCTCTTCGCTCGCAACCTTGATCTCCCCCTTGATGACATCGAAGCTTCGGTCCAGGCCGCTTTTGAGGGTGAGGATCGCCTCGTCGACATCGGCCTGATCGATATTCGTGACGAGAACGAAAAGCTGTCGAAACACGCATTCGTGGTCATGGCCGGTTTAGGGCTTGATGCAAGAATGTTGGTGAACACTGATGAGGATCTCAAGAAGAAGATTGGTTGGCTCGCGTATGTCGGCGCAATCGCCAAGGCTCTGACCGATCAGAGCGAACTCCAGCTGAAATATCGACTCGATGGCGGGCGGTCTCACGCCGCTCGAGCCCACACCATCATTATTGGAAACTGCGGCTCTCTGACGGCCAATGTGCTTCTCCTTCCCGATGCCGCCCCGGATGACGGGTTCTTTGACGTTGCCGTCATGCGGCCGGAGGGGGTCGTCGGTTGGCTGCAGATCATGGGCAAAGTCCTCTGGGAAAACGGGGTTCTTCGCCGAATCAAGGGCGGGGAAGCTCTCACGACTAAAGACGTGCGTGCTTTGAACTATGTCAAGGCGAAGCAGATGACCGTGCGCCTGAATCACGCCGAAGAAATTGAACTCGATGGTGACAGCTTCGGAAAGGCGATCGCCTTCAAGACTCGTATCAAGCCGGCCGGGTTGCGGATGCGCGTGCCCCGGGCATAGCTCGGTAGTGGCGGTGGTCACGCTGCCGGTTCAACCTATTCTGCAGTCTCGGTCTCGGTCTCGGTCTCCGTCTCGGGGTCGGGGTCTTCCCGCTGCGCGGTTTGTTCGGTGCGGGCATTCAACGCCGCGAGGATCCGGGCGAGGTCCATGGCAATTGCGGCGGAAGCTCCCATTGTTGTTGCCGTTGCGGTGCTTTGTCGTTCATCCAGTTCTGCGGTTAGCGATGCAAGGGCTTCAACCGCTGCGCTGTGGGCTGTTTCACGCTCCTCCTCTGATTCCCAGTCGCGCAGTAGTGTCGACAGCGCTTCGAGCGCCTTGCTGAGTACCGGCCGCAGTTCCGGGCGAAGCTGGATTTTGATGGGGGTGCCCCAAACCGCGCCGGTAAGAACATCGGTGATGTCTCGCACGTGGAAGGTAACGTTTTCGAGGGCGGCGAGGTCGTCGTAGTCGGCCCGCAAGTCACGTCGATAGCGCCGGGCTCGCGGGTTCGCCTTGCGACTTTCGTCTGCGAGCTGCACCGCTGATCGTACTTCACCGGAAACACTGACAAGGGTGTCTTTAGCGGATGCCCAACCGTCACGTTCTGGTGGCCAGCTTTCGGCCAGTGCTTCGGCAATTTCCGACAGATGGTCGGAGAGCACTCGGCGAAAGTTGGTGAGCTGTTGATCTACGGCGTTCTGGCTGAGTGCCGGGAAAATGAGCACGTTCACGAGCAGGCCGACAACAATACCGAGGCTGACTTGCTCGAGGTATCCGATTGAATAGTCGTCGGCATCCGGCCCACCAATGATGAGAACGAACAGCACGGTGACGGGGATGTATTCGCGGTTGGCGCCGAACCAGCCGGTGGCGGCGATGAGGGCACCGGCACCGACTGCGAGCGACATCGTGAGAACGCTTGGTGAACTGAAGATAATCACCGCGCCCGCGAGCACAATTGCGACCGCGAGACTTCCGAGAGTTTGCAGCGCGTTCTTCATCGACCCCATCAGGGTCGGGTACATACTGACGATGGCGCCAAGCGGTGCGTAGTAGGGGTAGTTGTCGGCGACTCCAGGCAGGTAAGGCGCGATCGTCCAGGCGATGCCGACGGCGAGGGCAGTCTTTGCCGCTTGCAATATCCGCAGCCGCGTGATGTCTGACTTCATTCGCCACGCTGTTCTTTTTACTGGCCTGAGCGTGTTGTCGGCCAGTTCACGTCGCCTCATGGGCGTGCCATCAGATCCGCGCCGCCACCGGGTGCAGGTTCTGGATGCTCGATCCTGACGCGATCGGGACGAAAGCCGTGTTCGATTCCCCACAGCACGGCGTTGGTTCTGCTGCTCACACCGATCGTTCGGTAGCAGCTTCGAATGTACGTTTTGATGGAGTTGATCGAGAGGTGGGTTCGCTCAGCGATCTCGGTATTCGAGAGACCTTGGGTGATGAGCGCTAACACTTCGGCTTCGCGTTCTGTCAGTCCCTCTTCTCGCCCCGGCCAGTCGCCGCCAATAACACCGGCAGTGCCCGTTGCGCCGAGGTGAACGCGCTCGCCTCCATTGCGAATTGCTTCGAGAGCGGCAACGAGTTGGGCCGCTGGCAACCCTTTGGAGACGTAGCCGCCAGCTCCGTGAGTAATCGCAGTATTCACGAGAGTCGGATCAAGATTCCACGAGTAGACAACGACGGCGGCAACGAGAGGGTTCGCGGCGAGCTCCCGAACGGCAGCGCGGTCTTCCCGAGTGGAGGCGAAGGTGTCGTAGAGCGCAATGTCGACGTGCTCACTTACCTGCTTATTGAGGTCAAGCTCGACCACGTGAATTCGGTTTCGATAGGAGCGCAGCATGCTGACGACCCCACGTGCAACAACCTCGTAATCATTGACCAGGGCGACTCGCACTTCATTCATTCGTCAACAATATTGCTGAAGAGCTCGAAGAATGCGTTTCTTCACCCTTTAGGGTGAAGCCACTCAGCCACTGTCCTGAATATTCTCAGGTTGTGGGCGTGGTTTTCGGCTGCGCTCATGGCTTCGCTAACCCCCGTTCGCGAGCCTCCCCCACGAGTAGGAGCTCAATCGTGAGTGCATCAGACAAGATCGAAAACTCAGCTGAAGATCTCAAAGGCAAGACCAAGGAAGCCGCTGGAAAGGCAACCGACAACGAAGAACTTGAGGCTGAGGGTAAGACAGATCAGGCAAAAGCTGACCTCAAGAAGGCCGCAGAGAACGTCAAAGACGCCGTCTCAGAATAGCCGTCGCCAACCTCAGCACGCCCCTCCCTCATCCTTCGAAAGGACCCTACTTTTATGAATACTCTTCTTATCATCGTCGCCGTTATCGCCGTTATTTTGCTTCTCACCGGCGGTCTTGTTCAGTCGCTCAACTTCCTCCTCTGGGTGGGACTTGTGTTGGCCGTTATCGCCGTCATCGTCTTTCTCGCTCGCAAGCTCACGGGTGGTCGGGTCTAATACCCTCCGTCCGCTGACTTAGCAGAAGCAGTTCATCGAGGTATTCCCCCCAGAGCCGGATGAACTGATCGAGGGGCGTTGGGCTCGCACAGCCCAGCGCCCCTCTCTTATAACAATTCCCGGATCGGGCTGAGCGCTACGCTCCCCTAATCGCGACGTAGACGGTGTTGGATGACACCCCACCCGTGAGTGCATTATCAAAGTCGACAGCATGTGCGGTGGGGTTCTCGAAGACCTGGCCTAGGCGTCCCATGAATTCGTCGTCAGACGGGTCATCCGACCAGAGCGCGAATACTCCGCCGTCGGCGAGATGAGCCCGCACGCGGCGCAGACCGTCAACGGTATAGAGGTCGGCGTGGCTGGGGTCGAGCTGGTGCCGGGGTGAGTGGTCGACATCCAGCAGGATCACGTCGTAGGGATCGGTCGGCGCTGCGCGCATCACCGCAAAGAAGTCGGCGTGGGTGAGGGTCGTGCGGCTGTCGCCCGTGAGCTCAGCAGACTCCGGAAGGAGTCCCCGATTGTGCCAGTCGATCACGGTGGGCAGCGCGTCGATCACTTCGAGTGAGGCCACGCGCGGATCGGCAAGAGCAGCAACGGCTGTGTAGCCGAGGCCAAGTCCCCCGTTGACGACGCGCAACCGGTCGCCACTGGCTGCGGCGAGCCCGAGGTCGGAGAGCGCAATTTCAGCAACAGTGAAGAGGCTCGACATGAGGTACTCGTCGCCGAGCTTCACCTCGTAGACATCAACGTCGAGCGTTGGCTCGCGTCGACGTCGCAGGGTGAGTTCCCCCATCGGAGTTTCTTGAAAGTCGAGCTCTTCGAAGCGGGAGATAGCCATGGGTCGAGCCTACGTGCAGGTGGCGCCTTCGCGTGTTGTGTTCAACGGCCAGCGGCGGGCTGTCGCCAAACAACCGTCAACGAGCGTGTGGGGCTAGCATCGAACCTCAGTGGCACGTGGCGATAAGGACAGCGTCGATCTCCCCGAAAGGCAAAACAGTGAACGAACTCACATGGGATGGCTATATCAATGCCCGAGACTTCGGTGGCCTTCCCACTGAGCTCTCCACCACGGGAACGACGATATCGGGACGGATTGCTCGGGGGCCGCGACGGGAACGGTTGAC
Coding sequences:
- a CDS encoding phosphatase PAP2 family protein; translated protein: MVKKHPEAAATERARRVRRFWPLLSGLVALGLVVALGALIVVRDHGMPLAVDTFWMTVLSDSRNPLWQSVSLVMNYLGAGVVASFIVPGAIIIALLLIKRPWGALYFTIATVVTGGSVQLLKHLFARTRPDTILVTVDFGSFPSGHVANAAVMAFVLSILFPRVWVWIAASVYTVVMMLSRTYLGAHWLTDTVGALLLGIGIAVVVAAPLAAKIDGERRIRKRSHSGRVRDLQPSEASSDETI
- a CDS encoding diacylglycerol kinase family protein translates to MTESPRTTASPALTAAVIYNPVKVDLAAIKAAVAVHEEAAGWNATQYLATSKKDPGQGVTKQALDAGADVVIVAGGDGTVRAVAEILHDSEAAMALMPSGTGNLFARNLDLPLDDIEASVQAAFEGEDRLVDIGLIDIRDENEKLSKHAFVVMAGLGLDARMLVNTDEDLKKKIGWLAYVGAIAKALTDQSELQLKYRLDGGRSHAARAHTIIIGNCGSLTANVLLLPDAAPDDGFFDVAVMRPEGVVGWLQIMGKVLWENGVLRRIKGGEALTTKDVRALNYVKAKQMTVRLNHAEEIELDGDSFGKAIAFKTRIKPAGLRMRVPRA
- a CDS encoding aromatic acid exporter family protein: MKSDITRLRILQAAKTALAVGIAWTIAPYLPGVADNYPYYAPLGAIVSMYPTLMGSMKNALQTLGSLAVAIVLAGAVIIFSSPSVLTMSLAVGAGALIAATGWFGANREYIPVTVLFVLIIGGPDADDYSIGYLEQVSLGIVVGLLVNVLIFPALSQNAVDQQLTNFRRVLSDHLSEIAEALAESWPPERDGWASAKDTLVSVSGEVRSAVQLADESRKANPRARRYRRDLRADYDDLAALENVTFHVRDITDVLTGAVWGTPIKIQLRPELRPVLSKALEALSTLLRDWESEEERETAHSAAVEALASLTAELDERQSTATATTMGASAAIAMDLARILAALNARTEQTAQREDPDPETETETETETAE
- a CDS encoding response regulator transcription factor; amino-acid sequence: MNEVRVALVNDYEVVARGVVSMLRSYRNRIHVVELDLNKQVSEHVDIALYDTFASTREDRAAVRELAANPLVAAVVVYSWNLDPTLVNTAITHGAGGYVSKGLPAAQLVAALEAIRNGGERVHLGATGTAGVIGGDWPGREEGLTEREAEVLALITQGLSNTEIAERTHLSINSIKTYIRSCYRTIGVSSRTNAVLWGIEHGFRPDRVRIEHPEPAPGGGADLMARP
- a CDS encoding CsbD family protein is translated as MSASDKIENSAEDLKGKTKEAAGKATDNEELEAEGKTDQAKADLKKAAENVKDAVSE
- a CDS encoding spermidine synthase; its protein translation is MAISRFEELDFQETPMGELTLRRRREPTLDVDVYEVKLGDEYLMSSLFTVAEIALSDLGLAAASGDRLRVVNGGLGLGYTAVAALADPRVASLEVIDALPTVIDWHNRGLLPESAELTGDSRTTLTHADFFAVMRAAPTDPYDVILLDVDHSPRHQLDPSHADLYTVDGLRRVRAHLADGGVFALWSDDPSDDEFMGRLGQVFENPTAHAVDFDNALTGGVSSNTVYVAIRGA